A region from the Saccharomonospora azurea NA-128 genome encodes:
- a CDS encoding amino-acid N-acetyltransferase, producing the protein MQPPLIRRARIADVRTIKSLVDSDAGRVLLEKNLITLYEDVQEFWVAELDGRVVGCGALHVMWEDLAEIRTVAVDRSVRGRGIGHALVERLIDLAVELGLKRLFVLTFETEFFARHGFTEITGTPVPREVYEEMLRSADTGVAEFLDLPFVKPNTLGNTRMLLHLDDRRDARTGISA; encoded by the coding sequence ATGCAACCACCCCTGATTCGGCGCGCACGGATCGCTGACGTGCGCACCATCAAGTCGTTGGTCGATTCCGACGCGGGGCGGGTGCTCCTGGAGAAGAACCTCATCACCCTCTACGAGGACGTGCAGGAGTTCTGGGTGGCCGAGCTCGACGGCAGGGTCGTCGGCTGCGGCGCCCTGCACGTCATGTGGGAGGACCTCGCCGAGATCCGCACGGTGGCCGTGGACCGGTCCGTGCGCGGCCGGGGCATCGGGCACGCACTGGTGGAACGGCTCATCGACCTGGCCGTCGAGCTCGGGCTCAAACGACTGTTCGTGCTCACCTTCGAGACCGAGTTCTTCGCCCGGCACGGGTTCACCGAGATCACGGGGACCCCGGTCCCGCGCGAGGTCTACGAGGAGATGCTCCGCTCGGCCGACACCGGCGTCGCGGAGTTCCTCGACCTGCCGTTCGTGAAGCCGAACACCCTGGGCAACACGCGCATGCTGCTGCACCTCGACGACCGGCGGGACGCGCGGACCGGTATCAGTGCGTGA
- a CDS encoding o-succinylbenzoate synthase produces MSTISSSDDPLAAVEAVRVYAIPMRTRFRGITVREGMLLRGPTGWGEFCPFDDYTDAGSAPWLDAAIEQCTGHWPTPVRDRVPINCTVPAVGPEAAYEIVTRSGCRTAKVKVADRPGSLGEDQARVEAVRSALGSDGAIRVDANGAWDVETAVRHIRVLDRSADGLEYVEQPCRTVPELAQVRRRVNVRIAADESIRRADDPLRVAVAEAADVAVLKCLPLGGVQRALRVAEACGLPCVVSSALETSVGLAAEVALAAALPELPFACGLGTLSLLNGDVVAPSDAVQPVDGHVRVPATTPEPDPTLVEAHAPTDPVSAARWLSRLSRVSAVLRRR; encoded by the coding sequence GTGTCCACCATCAGTTCGAGCGACGACCCGCTGGCCGCCGTGGAGGCGGTCCGCGTGTACGCCATTCCGATGCGGACGCGGTTCCGCGGTATCACCGTCCGCGAGGGCATGTTGCTGCGCGGACCGACCGGATGGGGAGAGTTCTGCCCGTTCGACGACTACACCGACGCCGGCTCGGCACCCTGGCTCGACGCCGCGATCGAGCAGTGCACGGGACACTGGCCGACACCGGTTCGCGACCGTGTCCCGATCAACTGCACCGTGCCCGCCGTCGGCCCGGAGGCCGCGTACGAGATCGTCACGCGGTCGGGCTGCCGCACGGCGAAGGTGAAGGTGGCCGACCGCCCGGGGTCGCTGGGGGAGGACCAGGCGAGGGTCGAGGCCGTCCGGTCGGCGCTGGGTTCGGACGGCGCCATCCGCGTGGACGCCAACGGCGCCTGGGACGTCGAGACGGCCGTGCGCCACATCCGGGTGCTCGACCGCTCGGCGGACGGTCTGGAGTACGTCGAGCAACCGTGCCGCACCGTGCCCGAGCTCGCGCAGGTGCGGAGGCGCGTCAACGTGCGCATCGCGGCCGACGAGTCCATCCGGAGGGCCGACGATCCCCTGCGGGTCGCGGTGGCGGAGGCGGCGGACGTCGCGGTGCTCAAGTGCCTGCCGCTGGGAGGCGTGCAGCGCGCGCTGCGGGTGGCGGAGGCGTGCGGCCTGCCGTGCGTCGTGTCGTCGGCGCTGGAGACGAGCGTCGGGCTGGCCGCCGAGGTGGCGTTGGCGGCGGCGTTGCCCGAGCTCCCGTTCGCGTGCGGTCTCGGCACCCTGTCGTTGCTGAACGGCGACGTGGTGGCTCCCTCGGATGCGGTGCAGCCGGTCGACGGCCACGTCCGGGTCCCGGCGACCACGCCGGAGCCCGACCCGACTCTGGTGGAGGCCCACGCGCCCACCGATCCGGTCAGCGCGGCGCGGTGGCTGTCCCGCCTCTCCCGCGTGAGCGCGGTGCTGCGGCGGCGCTAG
- a CDS encoding FtsK/SpoIIIE family DNA translocase has product MASGSTTRGRGNAGRGPQRSTKAKSSSTAKSGTKTTAKTSRPASKSPAKSRSSAGRKPPAKRSSGGALGKTVRGTWRMLARGVGGVARAVGRTRELDPEHRRDGLALGLIALALVAAVGVGWEAAGPVGEAIAVGTRSVLGSAALALPVGLLLAAVVLMRSQPRPETRPRMVVGSLLVTLAVLGLLHLVSGRPQDHADQMHAGGWIGWLSGDLLARGVTGWVAVPLLVLVLAYGVLVCAGTPVRRVPQRLREWAADQDEPADEPEKKPSAGASRARRAAAESDVTSAVTEADPASVRLRRPARKRGSSAQREETQATLDFTAPPDDSASAASEAPPRKPSAARPKPTAKTPRRTEPALSVTRSVEGDYTLPSLELLTLGDAPKEHSRANDAMIDAITGVLEQFKIDAQVTGFTRGPTVTRYEVELGPGVKVEKITALTKNIAYAVATENVRLLAPIPGKSAVGIEVPNTDREMVRLGDVLRAPTAAEDDHPMVIGLGKDIEGDFVTANLTKMPHLLVAGSTGSGKSSFVNSMLVSLLSRATPDECRMILIDPKMVELTPYEGIPHLITPIITQPKKAAAALAWLVEEMEQRYQDMQANRVRHIDDFNRKVRSGEITAPPGSERVYRPYPYIMAIVDELADLMMTAPRDVEDAIVRITQKARAAGIHLVLATQRPSVDVVTGLIKTNVPSRLAFATSSLTDSRVILDQPGAEKLIGMGDALYLPMGAGKPTRVQGAFVGDDEIAAVVAATKEQAEPDYTEGVTAAKAGEKKDIDPDIGDDLDVLLQAAELVVSSQFGSTSMLQRKLRVGFAKAGRLMDLLETRGVVGPSEGSKAREVLVKPDDLPGVLAMIRGDDPPPEE; this is encoded by the coding sequence ATGGCGAGCGGCTCGACGACACGGGGGCGAGGCAACGCGGGGCGGGGACCGCAGCGCTCGACGAAGGCGAAGTCCTCCTCGACCGCGAAGTCGGGTACGAAGACCACGGCGAAGACGTCGAGACCGGCGTCGAAGTCGCCGGCGAAGAGCCGCTCCTCCGCGGGCCGGAAACCCCCGGCGAAGCGGTCGTCGGGCGGTGCGCTCGGAAAGACCGTGCGCGGCACCTGGCGCATGCTCGCCCGTGGTGTCGGCGGCGTGGCCCGGGCGGTCGGTCGCACGCGCGAGTTGGATCCCGAACACCGCAGGGACGGTCTCGCGCTCGGGCTCATCGCGTTGGCCCTGGTCGCGGCCGTCGGCGTGGGCTGGGAGGCGGCGGGGCCGGTCGGTGAGGCCATCGCCGTCGGGACGCGCAGTGTTCTCGGGTCCGCGGCCCTCGCGCTGCCGGTGGGGCTGCTGCTGGCCGCGGTCGTGCTCATGCGCTCGCAGCCACGCCCCGAGACGCGGCCGCGCATGGTGGTCGGCAGTCTGCTCGTGACTCTGGCCGTCCTCGGACTCCTGCATCTGGTCAGCGGGCGGCCGCAGGACCACGCCGACCAGATGCACGCCGGAGGGTGGATCGGCTGGCTCTCCGGTGACCTGCTCGCCCGGGGTGTCACCGGCTGGGTCGCCGTTCCGCTGCTGGTGCTCGTCCTGGCGTACGGCGTGCTGGTGTGCGCGGGAACGCCCGTGCGGCGCGTCCCGCAGCGGCTGCGCGAATGGGCGGCCGACCAGGACGAGCCCGCCGACGAGCCCGAGAAGAAGCCGTCGGCCGGTGCCTCTCGCGCCCGGCGCGCCGCTGCGGAGTCCGACGTCACCAGCGCGGTGACCGAAGCCGACCCCGCCTCCGTGCGCCTGCGCAGGCCCGCCCGCAAGCGCGGGTCGAGCGCCCAGCGCGAGGAGACCCAGGCGACGCTGGACTTCACCGCACCTCCGGACGACTCCGCGTCCGCGGCATCGGAGGCGCCGCCGCGCAAGCCCTCGGCCGCCCGCCCGAAGCCGACCGCCAAGACGCCGCGAAGGACCGAACCCGCGCTGTCGGTCACCCGCTCGGTCGAGGGCGACTACACGCTCCCGTCGCTGGAACTCCTGACCCTCGGGGACGCCCCGAAGGAGCACAGCCGGGCCAACGACGCGATGATCGACGCGATCACGGGCGTGCTGGAGCAGTTCAAGATCGATGCGCAGGTCACGGGATTCACGCGTGGCCCCACGGTCACGCGCTACGAGGTCGAACTCGGGCCGGGCGTGAAGGTCGAGAAGATCACCGCGTTGACGAAGAACATCGCCTACGCGGTGGCCACGGAGAACGTGCGCCTGCTGGCGCCGATCCCCGGCAAGTCGGCCGTGGGCATCGAGGTGCCCAACACCGACCGCGAGATGGTGCGCCTCGGCGACGTACTGCGCGCGCCGACGGCGGCGGAGGACGACCACCCGATGGTCATCGGCCTCGGCAAGGACATCGAGGGCGACTTCGTCACCGCCAACCTCACGAAGATGCCGCACCTGCTCGTGGCCGGTTCCACGGGTTCGGGTAAGTCGAGCTTCGTCAACTCGATGCTGGTGTCCCTGCTCTCCCGGGCGACGCCGGACGAGTGCCGCATGATCCTCATCGACCCGAAGATGGTCGAGTTGACGCCCTACGAGGGCATCCCGCACCTGATCACGCCCATCATCACGCAGCCGAAGAAGGCGGCCGCCGCGCTCGCCTGGCTCGTCGAGGAGATGGAACAGCGTTACCAGGACATGCAGGCCAACCGGGTGCGGCACATCGACGACTTCAACCGCAAGGTGCGGTCGGGGGAGATCACCGCACCGCCGGGCAGCGAGCGCGTCTACCGCCCGTACCCGTACATCATGGCGATCGTCGACGAGCTCGCCGACCTCATGATGACCGCGCCGCGCGACGTCGAGGACGCGATCGTGCGGATCACGCAGAAGGCCCGGGCCGCGGGCATCCACCTCGTGCTGGCCACCCAGCGTCCGTCGGTCGACGTCGTCACGGGCCTGATCAAGACCAACGTCCCGTCGCGGCTCGCGTTCGCGACGTCGTCGCTGACCGACTCGCGCGTCATCCTCGACCAGCCGGGTGCCGAGAAACTGATCGGCATGGGCGACGCGCTGTACCTGCCGATGGGAGCGGGCAAACCCACGCGCGTGCAGGGCGCGTTCGTCGGCGACGACGAGATCGCGGCCGTCGTCGCGGCCACCAAGGAACAGGCCGAGCCCGACTACACCGAGGGCGTCACGGCGGCCAAGGCGGGCGAGAAGAAGGACATCGACCCGGATATCGGCGACGACCTCGACGTGCTGCTTCAGGCGGCCGAGCTGGTGGTGAGCTCGCAGTTCGGGTCGACGTCGATGTTGCAGCGCAAGCTGCGGGTGGGCTTCGCGAAGGCGGGGCGGTTGATGGACCTCTTGGAGACGCGCGGCGTGGTCGGCCCCTCGGAGGGTTCGAAGGCACGCGAGGTGCTGGTGAAGCCCGACGACCTGCCCGGCGTGCTCGCCATGATCCGTGGAGACGATCCACCGCCGGAGGAGTGA
- a CDS encoding lysophospholipid acyltransferase family protein: MVALRHDRGSSSRGRSTRAPLVWRAMLALDHGVVNLAGRLRVSGGVPRSLRGKPFLMAANHIGVFDAFVLMAACRRLGLAPRFMLAGGLLDAPVVGPALRASGHLRVDRGSASAVAQFAQAAEALRTSTAPIIVYPEGRISHDPGLWPERGKTGASRLALSAGVPVIPVSQWGAHEAVYWGTETVNGLADILPLARSGLTSPVRRPTFRVHFGDPVDLSPFEAGRPGDAVKAHAAIMRAITDGLVPLRADEPDVPRFVDPTRPTDGHSPWRPGAGS; this comes from the coding sequence ATGGTGGCGCTTCGACACGACCGTGGGTCCTCCAGCCGGGGTAGGAGCACGCGGGCTCCCCTCGTGTGGCGGGCGATGCTCGCGCTCGACCACGGGGTCGTCAACCTCGCGGGCCGCCTGCGGGTCAGCGGCGGCGTTCCCCGGTCGTTGCGGGGCAAACCCTTCCTCATGGCCGCCAACCACATCGGCGTGTTCGACGCGTTCGTCCTGATGGCCGCGTGCCGGCGCCTCGGCCTGGCTCCGCGGTTCATGCTCGCGGGCGGCCTGCTGGACGCGCCCGTCGTGGGTCCGGCGCTGCGCGCGAGCGGACATCTCCGGGTCGACCGGGGCTCGGCGTCGGCGGTCGCCCAGTTCGCCCAAGCCGCCGAGGCGCTGCGCACGAGCACGGCGCCGATCATCGTGTACCCGGAGGGCCGGATCAGTCACGACCCGGGACTGTGGCCGGAGCGCGGCAAGACCGGCGCGTCCCGGCTCGCGCTGTCGGCGGGAGTTCCGGTGATCCCCGTCAGCCAGTGGGGCGCGCACGAAGCCGTGTACTGGGGCACGGAGACCGTCAACGGACTCGCCGACATCCTGCCGCTCGCGCGCTCGGGGCTCACGTCTCCGGTGCGCCGTCCCACGTTCCGAGTGCACTTCGGGGACCCGGTCGACCTCTCGCCGTTCGAGGCGGGACGTCCGGGTGACGCGGTCAAGGCTCACGCGGCGATCATGCGAGCCATCACCGACGGTCTCGTTCCCCTGCGCGCCGACGAACCCGACGTGCCGCGCTTCGTCGACCCGACCCGGCCGACCGACGGACACAGCCCGTGGCGACCGGGAGCAGGATCGTGA
- a CDS encoding EamA family transporter, giving the protein MSRSATSGGTASAQAPAQAPTRHRARGILLLVLASICFGTSGALGKPAMLAGLSPEQVAAARIGIAAVVLLVGVGLTRPALLRVRRGQWRVLLGYGLLGVAGVQLFYFLSAARVPVGIAILLEFASPVLVALWVRFVRRVRLPWPMWAGIGTALVGLALVARVHEGLTLDALGLAAGVAAAVCSAAYFLLGEHGVASHHPLGMVTWGMVVGAVAVCLVAPPWTLPAATLTAPAEIGPWHPPVWTLLVAVALFSTVLAYLAGITALRHLPASTASVLALLEPLVATSTAWVLLGESLVWVQVLGAVVLLGGALVVQLTAPAAQGGPATGTIEPLPHSEH; this is encoded by the coding sequence GTGAGCCGTTCGGCAACGTCCGGCGGCACCGCCTCAGCGCAGGCTCCCGCACAGGCTCCGACGCGGCACCGCGCGCGCGGCATCCTCCTGCTGGTGCTGGCGTCGATCTGCTTCGGCACCTCCGGCGCGCTCGGCAAACCCGCGATGCTCGCGGGCCTGTCGCCCGAGCAGGTCGCCGCGGCGCGCATCGGCATCGCCGCCGTGGTGCTGCTCGTCGGGGTGGGGCTGACCCGCCCCGCACTGCTGCGCGTGCGACGCGGGCAGTGGCGTGTGCTGCTGGGCTACGGCCTGCTCGGCGTCGCCGGTGTGCAGCTGTTCTACTTCCTGTCGGCCGCGCGCGTACCCGTGGGCATCGCGATCCTGTTGGAGTTCGCCTCGCCCGTGCTCGTCGCGCTGTGGGTGCGCTTCGTGCGCCGGGTACGGCTGCCGTGGCCGATGTGGGCCGGGATCGGAACGGCGCTGGTGGGTCTGGCGCTCGTCGCCCGTGTGCACGAGGGACTCACCCTGGATGCGCTGGGCCTCGCGGCGGGCGTCGCCGCCGCGGTGTGTTCGGCGGCGTACTTCCTGCTCGGCGAACACGGCGTGGCCAGCCACCACCCGCTGGGCATGGTCACCTGGGGGATGGTGGTCGGCGCCGTCGCCGTGTGCCTCGTCGCGCCCCCGTGGACGCTGCCCGCCGCCACACTGACCGCCCCCGCCGAGATCGGTCCCTGGCACCCGCCGGTGTGGACCCTGCTCGTGGCCGTCGCGCTGTTCTCCACGGTGCTCGCCTACCTCGCGGGCATCACGGCGCTGCGCCACCTCCCGGCCTCCACCGCGAGCGTTCTGGCGCTGCTGGAACCACTCGTCGCCACGAGCACGGCGTGGGTCCTCCTGGGCGAGTCGCTCGTGTGGGTGCAGGTGCTCGGCGCCGTCGTCCTGCTCGGCGGTGCTCTCGTGGTGCAGCTGACGGCACCGGCGGCGCAGGGCGGGCCCGCCACCGGCACGATCGAACCGCTTCCCCACTCCGAACACTGA
- a CDS encoding ribonuclease J yields the protein MTSQLSGPGPDHLPPPLPEGGLRVVALGGIGEVGRNMTVFEYDGRMLIVDCGVLFPEDAQPGVDLILPDFRAIEERLDDIEALVLTHGHEDHIGAVPFLLRMRPDLPVYGSRFTLALLSAKCREHRQRPTLIEVTEGERRTVGSFELEFFAVNHSIPDALAVALRTPAGVVLHTGDIKLDQLPLDGRLTDLAGFSRLGDEGVDLLCIDSTNAEVPGFVTPESDIGPVLDDVIARVRQRVIVACFASHVHRVQQVLDAAHRHGRRVAFVGRSMVRNMNIASELGLLTIPPGLLIDLDEAVNLPETKVLFVSTGSQGEPLSALSRMARGEHKQISIRAGDTVVLASSLIPGNETAVFGVINGLVRLGADVVHQGNAKVHVSGHASAGELLFLYNAIRPSNVMPVHGEWRHLRANAALAVRTGVAEENVVLAEDGVVVDLVDGKASITGRVEVGMVYVDGLSVGDVGESTLSDRLVLGEGGFIAITVAVDSTTGRAVSSPTLSGRGFSDDPKALDEVTRLVEMELSRTESEGITDTHQIAQAVRRVVGRWVAETYRRRPMIVPTVIPV from the coding sequence GTGACTTCTCAGCTCAGCGGGCCGGGCCCCGACCACCTGCCGCCGCCGCTTCCCGAGGGCGGTCTGCGTGTCGTCGCCCTCGGCGGGATCGGCGAGGTCGGCCGCAACATGACCGTCTTCGAGTACGACGGCAGGATGCTGATCGTCGACTGCGGCGTGCTGTTCCCCGAGGACGCGCAACCCGGAGTCGACCTGATCCTGCCCGACTTCCGCGCCATCGAGGAACGGCTCGACGACATCGAAGCCCTCGTGCTCACGCACGGGCACGAGGACCACATCGGCGCCGTGCCGTTCCTCCTGCGGATGCGTCCCGACCTGCCCGTGTACGGGTCGCGGTTCACGTTGGCGCTGCTGTCGGCGAAGTGCCGCGAACACCGGCAGCGTCCCACGCTGATCGAGGTGACCGAGGGCGAGCGGCGGACGGTCGGGTCGTTCGAACTGGAGTTCTTCGCCGTCAACCACTCGATTCCCGACGCGCTCGCGGTCGCTCTGCGCACGCCGGCGGGGGTCGTGCTGCACACCGGCGACATCAAGCTCGACCAGCTCCCGCTCGACGGCAGGCTCACCGACCTGGCCGGGTTCTCCCGCCTCGGTGACGAGGGTGTCGACCTGCTGTGCATCGACTCCACCAACGCCGAGGTGCCCGGGTTCGTCACTCCGGAGAGCGACATCGGTCCGGTGCTGGACGACGTGATCGCGCGGGTGCGGCAGCGCGTCATCGTCGCCTGCTTCGCGAGCCACGTGCACCGCGTGCAGCAGGTCCTCGACGCGGCTCACCGGCACGGTCGGCGCGTGGCGTTCGTCGGCAGGTCGATGGTGCGCAACATGAACATCGCGTCCGAGCTCGGCCTGTTGACGATCCCTCCGGGCCTGCTCATCGACCTGGACGAGGCGGTCAACCTGCCGGAGACGAAGGTGCTGTTCGTCTCCACCGGGTCGCAGGGCGAGCCGCTGTCGGCGCTGTCGCGCATGGCGCGGGGTGAGCACAAGCAGATCTCCATCCGGGCCGGTGACACGGTCGTGCTCGCGAGTTCGCTGATCCCCGGCAACGAGACCGCGGTCTTCGGGGTGATCAACGGTCTCGTGCGGCTCGGGGCTGACGTGGTGCACCAGGGCAACGCGAAGGTGCACGTGTCCGGCCACGCCTCGGCGGGCGAGCTGCTCTTCCTCTACAACGCCATCCGGCCGAGCAACGTCATGCCGGTGCACGGCGAGTGGCGGCACCTGCGGGCCAACGCGGCGCTGGCCGTGCGGACCGGAGTGGCCGAGGAGAACGTCGTGCTGGCTGAGGACGGCGTCGTCGTCGACCTCGTCGACGGCAAGGCCTCAATCACGGGCCGGGTCGAGGTCGGCATGGTCTACGTCGACGGGTTGTCGGTGGGCGACGTGGGCGAGTCCACGCTGTCCGACCGGCTCGTGCTGGGCGAAGGCGGTTTCATCGCCATCACCGTGGCCGTCGACTCCACCACCGGCCGCGCCGTGAGTTCGCCGACCCTGTCGGGGCGCGGGTTCTCCGACGACCCGAAGGCTCTCGACGAGGTGACGCGCCTCGTCGAGATGGAGCTGTCGCGGACCGAGTCGGAGGGCATCACCGACACCCACCAGATCGCCCAGGCGGTCCGGCGGGTGGTCGGTCGGTGGGTCGCCGAGACGTACCGGCGCAGGCCGATGATCGTCCCGACGGTCATCCCCGTGTGA
- the dapA gene encoding 4-hydroxy-tetrahydrodipicolinate synthase produces the protein MSIAPPTPPTAAPGRPFGRVLTAMVTPFTASGAVDLKRAQELAVHLVELGNDGLVVNGTTGESPTTTDAEKTDLVRAVVEAVGDRATVVAGAGTNDTAHSIEMAQEAAKAGAHGLLVVTPYYSRPTQAGLYAHFTSVADATELPVMLYDIPPRSIVPIEVDTLRRLAEHPRIIAVKDAKGDLLAGTEVIANTHLAYYSGDDGLNLPWLSVGATGVVSVIGHVVAGRIRAMIDAYEDGDTSTARTNHRGMIPVFRAFSRVGGVVFAKTALRLRGMEVGDPRLPIVPATDDLVRAIAEDLTQAGVPLETSPADDWAGSRVAAADSAAAYVTPTTHTSVGTIHR, from the coding sequence ATGTCGATCGCACCACCAACCCCACCCACGGCCGCGCCGGGACGCCCGTTCGGCCGGGTGCTCACCGCCATGGTCACGCCGTTCACCGCTTCCGGGGCGGTGGATCTGAAGCGGGCTCAGGAGCTCGCCGTTCATCTGGTGGAGTTGGGCAACGACGGCCTGGTCGTCAACGGCACCACGGGCGAGAGCCCCACGACGACGGACGCCGAGAAGACCGATCTGGTGCGGGCTGTCGTCGAAGCCGTCGGCGACCGCGCGACCGTCGTCGCCGGAGCGGGCACGAACGACACGGCGCACAGCATCGAGATGGCCCAGGAGGCCGCGAAGGCCGGTGCGCACGGCCTGCTCGTCGTGACCCCGTACTACTCCCGGCCCACCCAGGCCGGTCTCTACGCCCACTTCACCAGCGTGGCCGACGCCACCGAATTGCCCGTGATGTTGTACGACATCCCGCCGCGCTCGATCGTGCCGATCGAGGTCGACACCCTGCGCAGGCTCGCCGAGCACCCGCGCATCATCGCGGTCAAGGACGCCAAGGGCGACCTGCTGGCGGGTACCGAGGTCATCGCGAACACCCACCTCGCCTACTACTCGGGCGACGACGGGCTGAACCTGCCGTGGCTGTCCGTGGGCGCGACCGGTGTCGTGAGCGTCATCGGACACGTCGTCGCGGGCCGGATCCGCGCGATGATCGACGCCTACGAGGACGGTGACACCTCCACGGCACGGACGAACCACCGCGGCATGATCCCGGTGTTCCGCGCGTTCTCCCGCGTCGGTGGTGTCGTGTTCGCCAAGACGGCGTTGCGGCTGCGGGGCATGGAGGTGGGCGACCCGCGCCTGCCCATCGTGCCCGCCACGGACGACCTCGTCCGCGCCATCGCGGAGGACCTCACCCAGGCGGGCGTGCCGTTGGAGACGTCCCCGGCCGATGACTGGGCGGGGTCGCGTGTCGCCGCGGCCGACTCTGCCGCCGCCTACGTCACACCCACCACACACACGAGCGTTGGGACCATTCACCGGTGA
- a CDS encoding serine/threonine-protein kinase → MTDEQTSTAPAVPVMRIIANRYRLGGELGRGGMGVVWRAEDTVIGRQVAIKELRVPDGAEEGVFQERVLREVRTGGRLNDPAVVTVFDVVSENGITYIVMELVEAPTLSDVVRTHGPLPPHQIASVGLQVLSALRAAHQAGIVHRDVKPANIMVAANGRAKLTDFGIAQAIDDPRITTSGMLVGSPAFMAPERVAGNEAMPASDLWSLGAALFFAAEGAVPFERASTAATLHAIMNEVPYLTRVHGPLASAIMGLMATSPEGRISADQAQHLLTLAAQQHPAMTPPGGQPTLHQGSPPTRVAGRPTGPATAAAATPGRKKALWTVGALAGVGLLVAGFFLGKPVWSPSVDEQMLPTLTYGSGGDIEELVIQSFTSNCVNTTLDKGRAIGQSNWVDCEESHDVEWYSSSTPSGGSDEDGVPEARYPGQEELTHYAETVCGIRFHSNLIKDTERSALAYRALIPSQQEWERKPTDDGDEAVRAVHCFVGNKDGGRRVGSVVQEVA, encoded by the coding sequence GTGACCGACGAGCAGACCTCCACCGCACCAGCGGTACCCGTGATGCGGATCATCGCCAACCGCTACCGCCTCGGAGGTGAACTCGGGCGCGGCGGCATGGGTGTCGTGTGGCGGGCCGAGGACACCGTGATCGGCAGGCAGGTCGCGATCAAGGAGCTCCGCGTCCCCGACGGTGCCGAGGAAGGGGTCTTCCAGGAGCGCGTCCTCCGAGAAGTGCGCACCGGCGGCCGGCTCAACGACCCCGCCGTCGTGACGGTGTTCGACGTCGTCTCCGAGAACGGGATCACCTACATCGTCATGGAGCTCGTCGAGGCTCCCACGCTGTCGGACGTCGTGCGGACGCACGGCCCGCTGCCGCCGCACCAGATCGCCTCGGTCGGCCTCCAGGTGCTTTCAGCGCTGCGGGCGGCGCACCAGGCCGGGATCGTGCACCGGGACGTCAAGCCCGCCAACATCATGGTCGCCGCGAACGGCCGCGCCAAGCTGACCGACTTCGGCATCGCCCAGGCCATCGACGATCCGCGCATCACCACCAGCGGGATGCTCGTCGGCTCGCCCGCGTTCATGGCGCCGGAACGGGTCGCCGGAAACGAGGCGATGCCCGCGTCGGATTTGTGGTCGTTGGGCGCGGCCCTGTTCTTCGCCGCGGAAGGCGCCGTTCCGTTCGAGCGCGCGTCCACGGCCGCGACGCTGCACGCCATCATGAACGAGGTCCCGTATCTCACGCGGGTCCACGGCCCGCTCGCCTCGGCGATCATGGGGCTGATGGCCACCTCGCCCGAGGGCCGCATCTCCGCCGACCAGGCGCAGCACCTGCTCACACTTGCCGCGCAGCAGCACCCGGCCATGACCCCTCCGGGTGGCCAGCCGACCCTGCACCAGGGCTCACCGCCCACGCGGGTCGCGGGCCGGCCCACCGGCCCGGCCACCGCCGCGGCGGCGACACCGGGCAGGAAGAAGGCCCTGTGGACGGTCGGGGCACTCGCGGGTGTCGGATTGCTGGTGGCCGGGTTCTTCCTCGGCAAGCCCGTGTGGTCGCCCAGCGTGGACGAGCAGATGCTGCCCACGCTCACCTACGGCAGCGGCGGCGACATCGAGGAGCTGGTGATCCAAAGTTTCACCTCCAACTGCGTCAACACCACGTTGGACAAGGGCCGCGCGATCGGTCAGAGCAACTGGGTGGACTGCGAGGAATCCCACGACGTCGAGTGGTATTCCAGCTCCACACCGTCCGGCGGATCCGACGAGGACGGAGTGCCGGAGGCCCGCTATCCGGGCCAGGAGGAGCTCACCCACTACGCCGAAACGGTGTGCGGGATCAGATTCCACTCGAACCTGATCAAGGACACCGAGCGCAGCGCGCTGGCGTACCGGGCGTTGATCCCGAGTCAGCAGGAGTGGGAACGGAAGCCGACGGACGACGGCGACGAGGCCGTCCGTGCCGTGCACTGCTTCGTCGGGAACAAGGACGGGGGCCGGCGGGTCGGCTCCGTCGTCCAGGAAGTGGCGTAA
- a CDS encoding ACT domain-containing protein, with product MRKLMMDVRPGEYVVARLEPSAAVPPRLLDAAGGFVSVTRTEAEVSIVCPAGVAPDGAVVEAGWRLLTVRGPLEFSLTGIMAALAGELAAAGVSLFAVSTYDTDHVLVKDADLGRAVTALRSAGHAVTGE from the coding sequence GTGCGGAAGCTGATGATGGACGTCCGGCCGGGTGAGTACGTCGTCGCCCGGCTGGAGCCGAGCGCCGCGGTGCCGCCCCGCCTCCTCGACGCGGCGGGCGGGTTCGTGTCCGTCACGCGCACCGAGGCCGAGGTGTCGATCGTGTGTCCCGCGGGCGTCGCGCCGGACGGCGCCGTCGTCGAAGCGGGCTGGCGGCTGCTGACCGTAAGGGGACCGCTCGAGTTCAGCCTCACCGGAATCATGGCGGCGCTCGCCGGCGAGTTGGCGGCGGCGGGGGTGTCGCTGTTCGCGGTGTCGACGTACGACACCGACCACGTCCTCGTGAAGGACGCCGACCTCGGTCGCGCCGTGACGGCGTTGCGGTCGGCGGGGCACGCGGTCACCGGAGAGTGA